CATCATGTTGCATGTCGCTGAATAAGGATGTGATAGAGGAGCTGGGTGAGCATGGGCTTGGTTCAAGTACGCATCGATGATCGTCTAATCCATGGTCAGGTCGTCGTCGGCTGGCGGCAGGCGCTCAATACTGACCGGATCATGTTGTGCAGCGATGAAGTCGCAAACACCGAGTGGCAAAAAACCATCTATTTGTCGG
This genomic interval from bacterium contains the following:
- a CDS encoding PTS sugar transporter subunit IIB, which produces MGLVQVRIDDRLIHGQVVVGWRQALNTDRIMLCSDEVANTEWQKTIYLS